The Rhizobium viscosum genomic sequence TCATCGGCAAGCCGTTTACCGATTACACGGTCGAAGACTTCAACAACGTCATCGATGTCAACATTGCCGGCTTCTTCCATGTCACCCAGTTTGGCATTGCCCAGATGCTGAAGCAGGGCCATGGTCACATCGTTCAGATCACGACAGCCCTTGTGGACCAGCCGATCGCCGATGTTCCCACAGGCCTTGCGACGTTGACCAAGGGCGGCCTCGATGCGGTCACCCGTGGGCTTGCCATCGAATATGCCAAGAGCGGCATTCGCGTGAATGCGGTCGCACCTGGCATCATCAGGACGCCCATGCATGCGCCGGAAACACATGACTTCCTCAAGGGCCTGCACCCGGTCGGCCGGCTGGGCGAGGTGAGCGAAATCGTCGATGCGGTTCTCTATCTGGAGAAAGCAGGCTTCGTGACCGGCGAGACGGTGAATGTCGACGGCGGCCAGCACGCCGGTCGCTGGTAAAGCCGAGAGAGAGTGGACAATGGACGGAGCGTTCAATAGCGCCCGTCCTTCAAGGAGAACGACAATGCCTTATGTGAATATCAAAGTGACGCGGGAAGGCACGGCTCCGGGCGCAATCAGCACTACGCCGGAGCAGAAGGCCGCCTTGATCAAGGGTGTCAGCGATCTGCTCTTCGAGATTATGGGCAAGCCGCATGACTCCACTTTTGTCGTCATTGATGAAGTCGAGATGGAAAATTGGGGTGTCGGCGGTCTGCCTGTGCCTGAATATCGCAAGCAGCTTGCGGAGAAAGCAGCAAAGCAGAAATAGTGTCGTGGCGGCCCGCAAGGCCGCCACTCGCTTTATGATCAAGCGCAACGCATGGAACATAGTGTCATGGGCAACTGGCAGGACAATCGCATCATCGACCTCTTCGGGGTCGAGCTTCCCATCATTCAGGCACCGATGGCAGGCGCGACCACGCCCGAGATGGTGATTGCGGCAAGCGAAGCCGGCGGCCTTGGATCGCTTCCTGCCGCGCTACTGACGATCGAGCAGACGAAGGCGGCGCTTGACCAGATACGCTCGGCGACATCAAAGCCGATCAATGTCAATTTCTTCGCACATGCCAATCCTGCAGTTGATCCCGTCGCCCAGATGAAATGGCGCACCGCGCTTGCGCCCTATTATGTCGAGCTGGGGCTCGATCCTGGCGCGCCGGTTCCGGCGGCAGGGCGCGCACCTTTCGATAACGATTATTGTACGGTTGTCGAAAGCCATCGGCCCGAAGTCGTCAGCTTCCATTTCGGCCTGCCGGGAGCGGACCTGCTCGAGCGCGTGCGGCGCACCGGCGCGAAGATCATCGCTGCGGCGACGACAGTTGCGGAGGCGCGCTGGCTGGTGGATCGTGGTGTCGATGCGGTCATTGCAATGGGCCTGGAAGCTGGCGGACATCGGGGCAATTTCCTTGATGACGACATGATAACGCAGATCGTCGATGCTGTTTCCGTGCCTGTCATCGCGACCGGCGGCATCAGCGATCGGCGTGGTGTTCGCGCCGCTTTTGTGCTTGGCGCGTCCGCAGTTCAGGTGGGTACTGCCTATCTCTTTACGCCGGAAGCAAAGGTCACGACCTTTCATCGTGAAGCGCTGAAATCGGCGCGGGACGACAATACCGCGTTGACCAATATCTTTACCGGTCGTCCCGCGCGCGGCATCGTCAATCGCATCATGCGGGAAATCGGGCCGCTGTCGGACACCGCGCCGGCATTTCCGACCGCCGGCGGCGCGCTCACGCCGCTGAGGGCGGTGACCGAGAGGGACGGCAGATCGGATTTTAGCAATATGTGGGCTGGTCAGGCCGCAAGCCTTGCACGCGAAATGTCGGCTGCGGCGCTGACGCGTTATCTCGTCGAGGCCGAATAAGGACGG encodes the following:
- a CDS encoding SDR family NAD(P)-dependent oxidoreductase; amino-acid sequence: MSNEQKVAIVTGASQGIGAGIVEAYRKQGYVVVANSRNIRPSSDAGIVAVPGSIGERGVAEEVVKTAVERFGRVDTLINNAGIFIGKPFTDYTVEDFNNVIDVNIAGFFHVTQFGIAQMLKQGHGHIVQITTALVDQPIADVPTGLATLTKGGLDAVTRGLAIEYAKSGIRVNAVAPGIIRTPMHAPETHDFLKGLHPVGRLGEVSEIVDAVLYLEKAGFVTGETVNVDGGQHAGRW
- a CDS encoding tautomerase family protein, which translates into the protein MPYVNIKVTREGTAPGAISTTPEQKAALIKGVSDLLFEIMGKPHDSTFVVIDEVEMENWGVGGLPVPEYRKQLAEKAAKQK
- a CDS encoding NAD(P)H-dependent flavin oxidoreductase; amino-acid sequence: MGNWQDNRIIDLFGVELPIIQAPMAGATTPEMVIAASEAGGLGSLPAALLTIEQTKAALDQIRSATSKPINVNFFAHANPAVDPVAQMKWRTALAPYYVELGLDPGAPVPAAGRAPFDNDYCTVVESHRPEVVSFHFGLPGADLLERVRRTGAKIIAAATTVAEARWLVDRGVDAVIAMGLEAGGHRGNFLDDDMITQIVDAVSVPVIATGGISDRRGVRAAFVLGASAVQVGTAYLFTPEAKVTTFHREALKSARDDNTALTNIFTGRPARGIVNRIMREIGPLSDTAPAFPTAGGALTPLRAVTERDGRSDFSNMWAGQAASLAREMSAAALTRYLVEAE